In Candidatus Binatia bacterium, the following are encoded in one genomic region:
- a CDS encoding dihydrolipoamide acetyltransferase family protein, translating to MDIRVPRLAEGVESATVANILVSPGDRIEKDQVILELETEKAVGPIPSPVTGQVAKIHVKPGDEVNVGQALITLTQEGAAEKAAPAEKKARPAGEQKTPARAAPEPPTTSAPEKRPTEEYQYQSAAGVPPPASPSVRKIARELGIDLSRVKGSEQGGRISVADLKSYIEQLQQRAPAPAPAVEQPAKAAPQAVDFSRWGPIQKKPLSSVRRTIGQRMYHSWTTIPHVTQFEDVDITNVTKLRKEIGSALPKGKHLTLTPFVLKAVVAALKKFPVFNSSLDEASGEVVFKNYFHIGVAVDTEAGLIVPVLRDADKKSLAELSQELNDLVERTRKRKVSLEELQGGSFTISNQGGIGGGHFSPIINKPEVAILGIGRSTLKPVVKDGKIEARPILPIALSYDHRVMDGADAVRFIMDVIATLENFPEQELKR from the coding sequence ATGGACATACGAGTTCCTCGGCTGGCCGAAGGCGTCGAGTCAGCCACCGTCGCCAACATTCTCGTCTCACCCGGAGACCGGATCGAAAAAGACCAGGTGATTCTGGAGTTGGAAACGGAAAAGGCGGTGGGACCCATCCCGTCTCCCGTTACCGGCCAGGTCGCAAAGATCCACGTCAAGCCGGGCGATGAAGTCAACGTCGGGCAGGCGTTGATCACGCTGACGCAGGAAGGCGCCGCCGAAAAGGCCGCGCCGGCGGAAAAGAAAGCCCGGCCGGCGGGGGAACAGAAAACGCCGGCGCGAGCAGCGCCGGAACCGCCAACAACCTCCGCGCCGGAAAAGCGCCCGACGGAAGAATACCAATACCAATCCGCCGCCGGCGTTCCTCCGCCGGCTTCTCCTTCGGTGAGAAAAATCGCTCGCGAGCTAGGCATCGATCTCTCTCGCGTCAAAGGCAGCGAGCAAGGCGGAAGAATCAGCGTCGCCGACCTCAAAAGCTATATCGAGCAGCTCCAACAGAGAGCCCCCGCGCCGGCGCCCGCGGTCGAGCAGCCGGCGAAAGCCGCTCCCCAGGCCGTGGATTTCTCGCGCTGGGGTCCGATACAAAAGAAACCGCTTTCGTCCGTCCGGCGTACGATCGGCCAGCGCATGTACCATTCATGGACCACAATTCCGCACGTCACCCAGTTCGAAGACGTCGATATCACGAACGTGACGAAGCTGAGAAAAGAAATCGGCTCGGCGCTGCCGAAGGGGAAGCACCTGACGTTGACACCGTTCGTGCTCAAGGCGGTGGTCGCGGCCTTGAAAAAGTTTCCGGTCTTCAATTCCAGTCTCGACGAGGCCAGCGGAGAGGTGGTTTTCAAAAATTATTTTCATATCGGCGTCGCCGTCGATACCGAAGCGGGGCTGATCGTTCCGGTTTTGCGGGACGCGGATAAAAAAAGCCTGGCCGAATTGTCTCAGGAACTGAATGACCTGGTCGAAAGAACCAGGAAACGAAAAGTCTCTCTGGAAGAGCTTCAGGGCGGAAGTTTCACGATCTCCAATCAAGGCGGCATCGGCGGCGGCCACTTCTCGCCGATCATCAACAAGCCGGAGGTGGCGATTTTAGGGATCGGCAGGTCGACGTTGAAGCCCGTGGTCAAAGATGGAAAGATCGAAGCGCGCCCGATCCTGCCGATCGCGCTTTCCTACGACCATCGGGTGATGGACGGGGCGGATGCGGTGCGCTTTATCATGGATGTAATTGCAACGCTGGAGAATTTTCCCGAGCAGGAGCTGAAGAGGTAG
- the lpdA gene encoding dihydrolipoyl dehydrogenase: MEPIKTDIAVVGGGPGGYAAAFYAADKGKKVILVEREKRLGGVCLHCGCIPSKALLHATELVRETEASGERGIVFGQPKVNLDKLRAWKNSMVEKLAQGLSGLCEKRGVEFLHGRGHFEDSRTLRVETSKGQKFIGYDQAIIAVGSRPAIPQAFDLGNKRIMTSTEALEVEEIPKNLLVVGGGYIGMELGTVYATLGSSVVVTEALSSILIGVDSDLARPVMRYAEKAFKEVRLNTKVGKMATSGKQIKVTLSANGKQKEETYDRVLVSVGRIPNCKDLGLENTKVAVDDKGFIQVNSEMQTADPAIYAIGDVVGGALLAHKASKEARVAVETILGESSTIENVVIPAVVFTDPELAWCGLTETEAKAKGIHVQVARFPWAASGRAMTLDRPDGLTKLIIEPESERILGVGIVGARAGELISEGVLAVEMGATARDLAESVHPHPTLSETLMEAAEVFYGYPTHTFAQKKRTPLP; this comes from the coding sequence ATGGAGCCGATCAAGACCGATATCGCGGTTGTGGGCGGCGGTCCGGGCGGTTACGCCGCGGCCTTCTACGCCGCCGACAAGGGAAAGAAAGTGATTTTGGTGGAACGGGAAAAGCGCCTGGGCGGAGTGTGCTTACATTGCGGCTGCATCCCGTCCAAGGCATTGCTCCACGCCACCGAGCTGGTTCGGGAGACGGAAGCTTCCGGCGAGCGAGGAATCGTCTTCGGCCAGCCGAAGGTGAATCTCGACAAGCTGCGCGCGTGGAAAAATTCCATGGTCGAAAAGCTGGCTCAGGGATTGAGCGGGCTCTGTGAAAAGCGTGGCGTCGAATTCTTGCATGGGCGCGGCCACTTCGAAGATTCCAGGACGCTCAGAGTGGAAACTTCGAAGGGACAGAAATTCATCGGCTACGACCAAGCCATTATCGCCGTGGGGAGCAGGCCGGCGATCCCGCAGGCGTTCGATCTCGGCAACAAGCGGATCATGACTTCGACGGAGGCGCTGGAGGTCGAAGAAATCCCGAAGAATCTTCTGGTTGTCGGCGGCGGCTACATCGGGATGGAGCTCGGGACGGTTTACGCGACGCTCGGAAGCAGCGTGGTCGTAACGGAGGCGCTGAGCTCGATTCTTATCGGAGTCGATTCCGACCTCGCCCGCCCGGTCATGCGTTACGCCGAAAAAGCCTTCAAAGAGGTGCGCCTGAACACCAAGGTCGGCAAGATGGCGACCAGTGGCAAGCAAATCAAAGTCACCCTCTCGGCAAACGGAAAACAAAAAGAAGAGACGTACGACCGGGTTTTGGTCTCCGTCGGCCGCATTCCCAACTGCAAGGACCTCGGCCTGGAAAATACCAAGGTCGCCGTGGACGACAAAGGATTCATTCAAGTGAATTCCGAGATGCAGACCGCCGACCCTGCGATCTACGCGATCGGTGACGTTGTCGGCGGCGCGCTGCTGGCGCATAAAGCGTCGAAAGAAGCGCGCGTCGCCGTGGAGACGATCCTCGGGGAGTCCAGCACAATCGAAAATGTTGTTATCCCCGCGGTCGTGTTTACGGATCCTGAGCTCGCATGGTGCGGCCTGACGGAGACGGAGGCCAAAGCGAAGGGCATCCATGTTCAGGTGGCGCGGTTTCCGTGGGCCGCTTCGGGACGCGCCATGACGTTGGACCGGCCTGACGGCCTCACCAAGCTCATCATCGAGCCGGAGAGCGAGCGCATCCTCGGCGTCGGCATCGTCGGCGCGCGCGCCGGCGAGCTGATCAGCGAAGGCGTTCTCGCCGTAGAGATGGGCGCGACCGCGCGCGACCTGGCCGAGTCGGTACACCCGCATCCCACTCTGTCCGAAACTTTAATGGAAGCGGCGGAAGTCTTTTACGGTTATCCGACGCACACGTTCGCGCAGAAGAAGCGCACGCCGCTGCCGTGA